The following coding sequences are from one Verrucosispora sp. WMMD573 window:
- a CDS encoding amino acid adenylation domain-containing protein: MSRSLVAAESAVSTSAPVNAETVAASLLVLAHAGSAEAVTGELTDLTTGRSATVSLPWRARRAVLVATVGKQLTRLGASPPTMVRVGHGEGPYIVVTGGRVAPSADAALLAGRVDRILDEAGDGPVGAIDLCGEEDARIIAAAHRAGGPPRDSVPALVRAQALTQPTAIAIEDTVRQVSYAALVRAADRYANDLRKAGVGPGDTVAVGMARRAELVVTLLAVWSLRAVFLPVDPTHPRARLETLLDAADARFAVLTDPRLVTRPDCRAVAPPAEDLIPVGGADPVGGAAPTDGDLAYAISTSGSTGRPKVVGVSHAALAHCVTTFADVLELDTPTVAGTTALTFDISLLEILLPLATGGRLLLVDDAMRRDPVRLGEYLSAGRPDLIQATPSGWRLLLPHLPPDLTGSTLLCGGEAVTSELAGRLVGTGASVWNVYGPTEATIWCTAHRVGQPVPDSVPIGVPLPGTTAVVRGRNGRPVPIGQVGELHVGGPQLAVGYLGDAERTAEVFRDGEYRTGDLCAWRPDGTLAYHGRVDNQVKIRGHRVELEEIETYAERHPAVSQAAAVVVAAAADDQRLFLYVRTGSDRAPVTEAILREHLAASLPVALLPQRIVALPELPLTPSQKVDRRALREAALTYLNRRTASGETPS, from the coding sequence ATGAGCCGATCGCTGGTGGCTGCGGAAAGCGCTGTCAGTACGAGCGCTCCGGTCAATGCCGAGACGGTGGCAGCCAGTCTGCTGGTGCTTGCACACGCCGGGTCCGCGGAGGCGGTGACCGGTGAGTTGACCGACCTGACGACCGGGCGATCGGCAACCGTTTCGCTGCCCTGGCGGGCCCGCCGGGCGGTGCTGGTCGCGACCGTCGGGAAGCAGCTGACGCGGCTCGGAGCCAGCCCGCCGACCATGGTCCGGGTCGGCCACGGCGAGGGACCGTACATCGTCGTCACCGGAGGACGTGTCGCGCCGTCGGCCGACGCGGCGCTGCTGGCCGGCCGCGTCGATCGGATCCTCGACGAGGCGGGTGACGGACCGGTCGGCGCGATCGACCTCTGCGGCGAGGAGGACGCCCGGATCATCGCGGCGGCCCACCGCGCCGGCGGCCCACCTCGCGACAGTGTGCCCGCCCTCGTTCGCGCCCAGGCGCTCACCCAACCGACGGCGATCGCGATCGAGGACACCGTACGACAGGTCAGCTACGCCGCCCTCGTGCGAGCGGCCGACCGGTACGCGAACGACCTGCGCAAGGCTGGTGTCGGACCGGGCGACACGGTCGCCGTCGGGATGGCCCGTCGGGCCGAGTTGGTGGTCACGTTGCTGGCGGTCTGGTCGTTGCGGGCCGTGTTTCTGCCGGTGGATCCCACCCACCCCCGCGCCCGGCTGGAAACCCTGCTCGACGCCGCGGACGCGCGCTTCGCCGTGTTGACCGATCCACGGTTGGTCACCCGGCCCGATTGTCGAGCCGTCGCCCCGCCCGCCGAGGACCTGATCCCGGTCGGCGGCGCCGACCCGGTCGGCGGTGCCGCACCGACGGACGGTGACCTGGCGTACGCGATATCGACCTCCGGGTCGACTGGCCGACCGAAGGTGGTCGGAGTGTCGCACGCTGCGCTGGCGCACTGCGTCACCACCTTCGCCGACGTGTTGGAACTGGATACTCCGACCGTCGCCGGCACGACCGCGCTGACCTTCGACATCTCGCTGCTCGAAATCCTCCTGCCACTGGCCACCGGCGGCCGGCTGCTCCTGGTCGATGACGCGATGCGGCGCGACCCGGTCCGGCTGGGCGAGTACCTTTCCGCCGGCCGACCCGACCTGATCCAGGCGACGCCGTCGGGATGGCGTCTGCTCCTGCCGCACCTGCCCCCGGACCTCACCGGATCGACCCTGCTCTGCGGCGGTGAGGCGGTGACCTCCGAGCTGGCCGGCCGCCTGGTCGGCACCGGTGCGAGCGTCTGGAACGTCTACGGCCCGACCGAGGCCACCATCTGGTGCACCGCCCACCGGGTCGGCCAGCCGGTGCCCGATTCGGTACCGATCGGGGTGCCGTTGCCGGGGACCACCGCCGTCGTCCGGGGACGGAACGGCCGCCCGGTGCCGATCGGGCAGGTCGGTGAACTTCATGTCGGCGGTCCGCAGCTCGCCGTCGGTTACCTGGGTGACGCCGAGCGCACCGCCGAGGTGTTCCGCGACGGCGAGTACCGCACCGGCGACCTGTGTGCCTGGCGTCCCGACGGCACGCTGGCATACCACGGACGCGTCGACAACCAGGTCAAGATCCGGGGACACCGGGTCGAACTCGAAGAGATCGAGACGTACGCCGAGCGTCACCCGGCGGTCAGCCAGGCGGCGGCGGTTGTGGTGGCTGCCGCCGCAGACGACCAGCGGCTCTTCCTGTATGTGCGGACCGGCTCGGACCGCGCGCCGGTCACCGAGGCGATCCTCCGGGAGCACCTGGCGGCGTCGTTGCCCGTGGCGCTGCTGCCGCAACGGATCGTCGCGCTACCGGAACTGCCTCTCACGCCCAGCCAGAAGGTCGACCGACGGGCGTTACGGGAGGCGGCCTTGACATACCTCAACCGTCGGACCGCTTCCGGGGAGACGCCATCATGA
- a CDS encoding cation:proton antiporter — MSTTDSIFAQEAEAMPSHQVPMLLLALALISLLAFVAGAAARRLGQPPVIGEVALGILLGPTLLSGTISDTLFPEDIRPVLGALATIGVVLFMFSVGAELNTDLLHGRQVVAGTVAAGSIALPFSLGVLLALHLFPRHPTDSRLGFMLFMGAAMSVTAFPVLARILIDRGLDRTWLGSVALACAAIDDVLAWLLLAVVVAVVGTGSLWTLLFLPYLLAMFLIVRPLLRRLLDEREAGPPRPAPLITTLVGLLLSASFTDWIGLHFIFGAFLFGAMMPRAVLPVRSATAQVSEQITHLNGRLLLPVFFVVAGLKVDLSAMEIGDVVEFVLILVVAVGGKFVGAFTAARLGGVPTRPAGALAVLMNTRGLTEMIILTVGLELGMLDSQLYSSMILMAVATTAMAGPLLQILYPLPRPGGSPPWSEVSTRTLAPD; from the coding sequence GTGTCGACGACCGATTCGATCTTCGCGCAGGAGGCAGAGGCGATGCCGTCGCATCAGGTTCCGATGCTCCTCCTCGCCTTGGCGCTGATCTCACTGCTCGCTTTCGTGGCGGGTGCGGCGGCGCGGCGCCTCGGGCAACCGCCCGTCATCGGCGAGGTGGCACTCGGCATCCTGCTCGGTCCGACGCTGCTCAGCGGCACCATCTCGGACACCCTCTTCCCGGAAGACATCCGGCCGGTTCTGGGCGCGCTGGCCACTATCGGCGTCGTGCTGTTCATGTTCAGCGTCGGCGCGGAGCTGAACACCGACTTGCTGCACGGACGCCAGGTGGTCGCCGGCACCGTCGCCGCCGGCTCCATCGCGCTGCCGTTCAGCCTCGGCGTGCTATTGGCTCTCCACCTGTTCCCCCGGCATCCGACCGACAGCAGGCTCGGGTTCATGCTGTTCATGGGCGCTGCCATGTCGGTGACCGCGTTCCCCGTGCTGGCCCGCATTCTCATCGACCGAGGGCTGGACCGCACCTGGCTCGGCAGCGTGGCACTGGCCTGCGCCGCAATCGACGACGTGTTGGCCTGGTTGCTGCTCGCCGTCGTGGTCGCCGTGGTCGGTACCGGATCTCTGTGGACGTTGCTGTTCCTGCCGTACCTGCTGGCGATGTTCCTGATCGTCCGGCCGCTGCTACGGCGTCTGCTCGATGAGCGCGAGGCCGGCCCGCCCCGACCGGCCCCCCTGATCACTACCCTGGTGGGCCTGCTGCTGTCGGCGTCATTCACCGACTGGATCGGGTTGCACTTCATCTTCGGTGCCTTCCTGTTCGGCGCGATGATGCCCCGGGCCGTGCTTCCCGTCCGGTCCGCCACCGCTCAGGTCAGCGAACAGATCACGCACCTGAACGGCAGGTTGTTGCTCCCGGTCTTCTTCGTCGTCGCCGGGCTGAAGGTCGACCTGTCCGCCATGGAGATCGGCGACGTTGTCGAATTCGTCCTCATCCTCGTCGTCGCAGTGGGTGGCAAGTTCGTCGGCGCCTTCACCGCTGCGCGCCTCGGCGGGGTGCCCACCCGGCCGGCTGGGGCGCTGGCCGTCCTGATGAACACCCGGGGTCTGACCGAAATGATCATCCTCACCGTCGGCCTGGAACTCGGCATGCTCGACAGCCAGCTCTACTCGTCGATGATTCTGATGGCCGTGGCAACCACCGCGATGGCTGGACCGCTCCTTCAGATCCTGTACCCGCTGCCCCGCCCCGGGGGGAGCCCACCCTGGTCAGAGGTGTCCACCCGAACCCTCGCGCCAGACTAG
- a CDS encoding trypsin-like serine protease, translating to MTSTPLSRTRPGIILAIGITAVLASALAAAPATAAPTAEAPTTAARTDVHGAVADSGTVPAAAAQRGLDGVRGSGTTGSVGTGKVGPGGSRFDAGGRPAASDGDSIGIQSVIGTDNRVRVDPTTVFPSSAIVQIVRTTNGSTWGCTGWLYGPSIIATAGHCVHPGGGQNGGGGNNFYPRGDFQIIPARNGTSTPYGTCTATQLLSVTGWTQSGDETYDYGAIRLSCAAGNSTGWFGMWWQSASLTGTATTVSGYPCDKTFGQQWRHAGQTVAVTHARQVFYQNDTFGCQSGSPVYQTRAAGSSYCVGQCVMAIHAYGLHGSSPHSTNNHGTRITESVFNNLITWRNS from the coding sequence GTGACGTCCACACCACTCAGCAGAACCCGGCCGGGGATCATTCTCGCGATCGGGATCACCGCCGTCCTGGCGTCGGCGCTCGCCGCCGCACCGGCCACCGCCGCACCGACCGCCGAGGCTCCGACCACCGCCGCCCGCACCGACGTGCACGGCGCGGTCGCCGACTCGGGCACCGTGCCCGCCGCCGCCGCGCAGCGCGGCCTCGATGGCGTACGGGGTTCCGGCACCACCGGGTCGGTCGGCACCGGCAAGGTCGGGCCGGGCGGCAGCCGGTTCGACGCCGGCGGTCGTCCCGCCGCGTCCGACGGCGACTCGATCGGCATCCAGAGCGTCATCGGCACCGACAACCGGGTCCGGGTCGACCCGACCACGGTCTTCCCGTCCAGCGCCATCGTGCAGATCGTCCGCACCACCAACGGCAGCACCTGGGGCTGCACCGGCTGGCTCTACGGCCCGAGCATCATCGCCACCGCCGGGCACTGCGTGCACCCGGGTGGCGGCCAGAACGGCGGCGGCGGCAACAACTTCTATCCGCGCGGGGACTTCCAGATCATCCCGGCCCGCAACGGGACGTCGACGCCGTACGGCACCTGCACCGCCACCCAACTCCTCTCGGTCACCGGCTGGACCCAGAGCGGCGACGAGACGTACGACTACGGGGCCATCCGGCTGAGCTGCGCCGCCGGCAACAGCACCGGCTGGTTCGGCATGTGGTGGCAGAGCGCCTCGCTCACCGGCACCGCGACCACCGTCAGCGGCTACCCGTGCGACAAGACCTTCGGCCAGCAGTGGCGACACGCCGGGCAGACCGTCGCGGTCACCCACGCCCGGCAGGTCTTCTACCAGAACGACACGTTCGGCTGCCAGAGTGGCAGCCCGGTCTACCAGACCCGGGCCGCCGGCAGTTCGTACTGTGTCGGGCAGTGCGTGATGGCGATCCACGCGTACGGCCTGCACGGCTCCTCGCCACACTCGACAAACAACCACGGCACCCGCATCACGGAGAGCGTCTTCAACAACCTGATCACCTGGCGTAACAGCTGA
- a CDS encoding MFS transporter, whose protein sequence is MSRILATRRMRLYVLADTASNLGDFALFLAMAIWVKTISGSTSAAALVMFSFAAGSLLLPAAGLLTDRVRRRPLLIGANLALATVVLLLLLVNGADQIWLVYLVMFAYGALGSVTGPAQLALLPSLVPKDSLGDANGLIQSVRGLLRVFAPVIGAGLFAWLGPQAVILIDATLFVLAAVALLAVEVNEPKPTRSGEHWLTEISAGLRFIGRTVTLRQLVISCGLAMLVLGFFEAIGLAVVTSGLGHAPTFLGVLGIAQAIGTIVGGVTAGAVMRRTSEGMTVVVGLALVAVSSLLLMIQVTALVIAAMTLLGLCVPWLVVGATTALQRRTPESLLGRTSAAFEFAVTVPQTLSIAVGAALIALLDYRLLLGIVATAVTVSAVYLASRPAQRSRALDQSADVLIPTGSPVAVTPPKGS, encoded by the coding sequence ATGTCACGGATTCTCGCCACGCGACGGATGCGGCTTTACGTATTGGCCGACACGGCATCGAATCTGGGTGACTTCGCCCTGTTCCTCGCCATGGCGATCTGGGTGAAGACGATAAGTGGCAGCACCTCGGCCGCGGCCCTGGTGATGTTCTCGTTCGCGGCCGGAAGTCTGCTGCTCCCCGCTGCCGGTCTGCTCACCGACCGGGTACGCCGACGCCCGCTGCTGATCGGCGCGAACCTCGCCCTCGCCACGGTCGTCCTGCTGCTGCTCCTGGTCAACGGCGCCGATCAGATCTGGCTGGTGTACCTGGTGATGTTCGCCTACGGCGCGTTGGGCAGCGTGACCGGTCCGGCACAGCTAGCGCTGCTGCCGTCTCTCGTGCCGAAGGACTCGCTGGGCGACGCCAACGGGCTCATCCAGTCGGTGCGCGGTCTGCTGCGGGTCTTCGCGCCCGTCATCGGTGCCGGCCTGTTCGCCTGGCTGGGCCCGCAGGCCGTCATCCTCATCGACGCCACACTGTTCGTCCTGGCTGCCGTGGCGCTGCTCGCCGTCGAGGTGAACGAGCCGAAGCCGACCCGGTCGGGCGAACACTGGCTGACCGAGATCAGCGCCGGCCTGCGCTTCATCGGCCGTACCGTGACGCTGCGCCAGCTCGTCATCTCCTGCGGACTGGCAATGCTGGTGCTGGGCTTCTTCGAGGCGATCGGGCTGGCGGTGGTCACCTCCGGCCTTGGTCACGCACCAACGTTCCTGGGCGTGCTCGGCATAGCCCAGGCGATCGGCACCATCGTCGGCGGGGTCACGGCGGGTGCGGTGATGCGCAGGACCAGTGAGGGCATGACCGTCGTCGTCGGCCTGGCGCTGGTCGCCGTCTCCAGCCTGCTGCTGATGATCCAGGTGACGGCGCTGGTGATCGCCGCGATGACTCTGCTCGGTCTCTGCGTCCCGTGGCTGGTCGTGGGTGCGACCACTGCGTTGCAGCGGCGCACGCCGGAGAGCCTGTTGGGTCGCACGTCGGCCGCCTTCGAGTTCGCGGTCACCGTCCCGCAGACCTTGTCGATCGCCGTCGGCGCGGCCCTGATCGCCCTGTTGGACTACCGGCTGCTGCTGGGCATCGTGGCCACCGCGGTCACGGTCTCCGCCGTCTACCTGGCCTCGCGTCCCGCCCAACGCAGCAGAGCCCTCGACCAGTCCGCCGACGTGCTGATCCCGACGGGGAGTCCCGTCGCGGTCACGCCCCCCAAGGGCTCCTGA
- a CDS encoding carbamoyltransferase C-terminal domain-containing protein produces MKVLGLSGLHNSVDFKRSELPDLSAREYRIVQGLDSAAALVVDGVVRAAAAEERYTAQKATGSFPVHAIRDALRRSDISPDEIDVVAHGFAHRAADLDLSDPYLAARYTEVYHPEVQLTWLGQEFPGVDWAARLTPVPHHLAHAASAYYPSGYEEALLLVADGMGETESLTVAVGTGGKIEVLHRIPALHSIGTLYGVFTMYLGFDMMMDEYKVMGLAAFGDRRAHFAEMSKLVKLLDGGTFTVAALAADRDLLERETHRGVLAMLADRFGPPREPGTPIEQRHRDIAAALQAVVELCLVHVLRHFRRETGLRDLCYAGGVALNCSANGVIARSRLFERIFIPPGAGDDGSAVGAALYVQAQQEPATRIPAMSMPYWGTSFTDEEIGAAIGGRTDVVVRQVSERARLLAETSEALAAGEVVAWFQGGMEFGPRALGNRSLLADPRDERMRDHINALIKRREDFRPFAPVVTVEAASTYFEIEPGDEDRFRHMLFTTRTRPEHRASLGAVTHFDGTARVQVVSRDGNPMLWELLTAFAQRTGIPVLLNTSFNLRGQPIVRTPQVAVDTLLRGGLDRLVIGGHVVTPKVEEGRR; encoded by the coding sequence ATGAAGGTTCTGGGCCTCAGCGGGCTGCACAACAGCGTCGACTTCAAACGCAGCGAGCTGCCCGACCTAAGTGCCCGCGAGTACCGCATCGTGCAGGGTCTGGATTCGGCGGCGGCACTGGTGGTCGACGGCGTCGTCCGGGCTGCGGCCGCGGAGGAGCGGTACACGGCGCAGAAGGCGACTGGCAGTTTTCCGGTACACGCGATCCGCGACGCGCTGCGTCGGTCCGACATCAGTCCGGACGAAATCGACGTCGTCGCCCACGGGTTCGCCCACCGGGCCGCGGACCTGGACCTGTCCGACCCCTACCTGGCCGCCCGGTACACCGAGGTCTACCACCCCGAGGTGCAGTTGACCTGGCTGGGCCAGGAGTTCCCCGGCGTGGACTGGGCGGCGAGGCTGACACCGGTGCCGCACCATCTCGCCCACGCCGCCAGCGCCTACTACCCCAGCGGCTACGAGGAGGCGCTGCTGCTGGTGGCCGACGGGATGGGGGAGACGGAGAGCCTCACCGTGGCCGTCGGCACCGGCGGCAAGATCGAGGTACTGCACCGCATCCCCGCCCTGCACTCGATCGGCACGCTCTACGGCGTCTTCACCATGTACCTCGGCTTCGACATGATGATGGACGAGTACAAGGTGATGGGCCTGGCCGCCTTCGGCGACCGGCGGGCCCACTTCGCTGAAATGTCGAAGCTGGTCAAGTTGCTCGACGGCGGCACCTTTACGGTGGCCGCGCTGGCCGCTGATCGTGACCTGCTGGAGCGCGAGACGCACCGGGGCGTGCTCGCCATGCTCGCCGACCGCTTCGGCCCGCCCCGCGAGCCGGGTACCCCCATCGAGCAACGGCACCGGGACATCGCCGCTGCCCTCCAGGCCGTCGTCGAACTGTGCCTGGTGCACGTGTTGCGCCACTTCCGCCGCGAGACCGGGCTGCGGGATCTCTGTTACGCCGGGGGCGTCGCCCTCAACTGCTCCGCCAACGGTGTGATCGCCCGCAGCCGGCTGTTCGAGCGCATCTTCATCCCGCCGGGCGCGGGCGACGACGGGTCGGCCGTCGGCGCGGCTCTCTACGTGCAGGCGCAGCAGGAGCCGGCGACCAGGATTCCGGCGATGTCGATGCCGTACTGGGGAACCTCCTTCACCGACGAGGAGATCGGTGCGGCCATCGGGGGACGGACCGACGTGGTCGTACGCCAGGTGTCGGAGCGGGCGCGGCTGCTCGCCGAGACCTCCGAGGCGCTGGCGGCCGGTGAGGTCGTCGCGTGGTTCCAGGGCGGTATGGAGTTCGGGCCGCGGGCGCTGGGCAACCGCAGTCTCCTCGCCGATCCCCGGGACGAGCGGATGCGCGATCACATCAATGCGTTGATCAAGCGCCGGGAGGACTTCCGTCCCTTCGCACCGGTGGTCACCGTCGAGGCGGCGTCGACGTACTTCGAGATTGAGCCGGGTGACGAGGACCGCTTCCGGCACATGCTCTTCACCACCCGGACCCGACCGGAACACCGGGCTTCGCTCGGTGCGGTCACTCACTTCGACGGTACGGCCCGAGTGCAGGTCGTCTCCCGTGACGGCAACCCGATGTTGTGGGAGCTGCTGACGGCGTTCGCGCAGCGGACCGGTATCCCGGTGCTGCTCAACACGTCTTTCAACCTGCGGGGACAACCGATCGTGCGGACCCCGCAGGTCGCCGTCGACACGTTGCTGCGGGGCGGGCTCGACCGCTTGGTCATCGGTGGACACGTCGTGACGCCGAAGGTGGAGGAGGGCCGGCGATGA